Part of the Passer domesticus isolate bPasDom1 unplaced genomic scaffold, bPasDom1.hap1 HAP1_SCAFFOLD_96, whole genome shotgun sequence genome, GATTTGAGGGCAGACTAAGTGCATTCACTGAAATGCCCTTGGGTTCTTGCCTTGGGGCCAGACGCCAGTTCAGCTAGAGATTTCCTCAATCCTTGGGCCTGGGActttatccttttttctttctttcctttcgtCTTTTTTCTTACCTCCcctttgtttttcccctttaaataaACACCCTATTTTTGTTCAAATTGCCAAAGCTGTATCTTTTTATCACATTCAGCAAATTTTCAGACTTCTTTGCCAGCTCCTCGGAGCAAAGCATGAAATTACTCCACCAAGGCAAGTATGTGTAGTACTCCCTTGTGTTGGCATCAGTTCCTGTGGCAGAACTTGCCTTCCCACTGGACACTCACCTGCACCTGAGCCTGTGGAGAAGCCCGGCTCCCTCCCCCTCTGTccacagcaacacagacactCCCAACCTTTCCCAAGAGCTGCAACAcaaccacaggcacagcagcatccccagcagtgacaccactgctctgctccattctgccctgccctgctcctctaGTCACAGCTGCAAGCCTGTATCTCCACAAATCTCTCACATACAGGCTGCAAGCCTGTATCTCCAGGCTGTGGCCTGGAGGCAATGAAGGAAGATGACCTTTGCTCACAAACAAACCGTGCCACAAACCCCATCCATGGGTCTTCCCACACAGAAGAAACACCTGACCATTCAGAAGCAAATTTAGAGCTTATTCACAGGGTGAGAACAAAGGGAAGCTTCCAACACAGCGAAGGGTTTGTTTATTATAGTATTTATTCTGACTATCGCTCAAAACAAACTACAAACTACAAGCTATAAACTACAAACTACAAActacaaacaacaacaaaggccTCCTCCAGGGCTAGAATCTCCTGTCAGCCATGAACTGCTGCGTGGCCATGATCAGAGGTGTCAGGGTGGAGGCTGGTTTGGCTGATGTTACAAACGGATGCtgcccaaagagaaaaagaagcaatgaaCTTCTACTTTCCCCACAGCCTGAAGCAGGCTTTCTCTGGCTACCAGAAAGATACAGAAAGGAGGGCATTCTGTGCACCTCTCTCTCCACATCCAGGACCTGCAGCCGCTTTGCCTTttacctgcagaagttcctgGGCAGACCAGCGCCTGTCCTCgtccctctccaggcagcagtgcagaaagTCTCGCAGCCACGCcgactgctgcctgggcttctgCAGCTTCGGGGGGGCCCCGGTGCTTATCAGCTGTTGAACCTAGAGAAGAAGGAATTGCCACACTCTACCTGTCTCCTTCGCATGCCAAACTCCTCACACAGACCCCACTGGACAAGCTCCACTCTCCAGTGGCACTTTACTCCCTGCCACAGGGTGGCAGATACTTTTCCTACCCCTACTAAAACAACCCAAAGCCAGAGGCAGCCATAGCCAGTCCAGTATGCAAAGGCTCTTGCCTTGACCCCTGATTTCACTGGATAATGGAATCAGCAGCAACTCCTTCAGCTAAAGCACACTTTGCTTCTCTGAGCACTGACACAGCCTCTACAAGTGACATGGAAGACTGACTTTCATCTAACTCTTctatttccaaggattattccataaaatgcagctcagcactgctcactGCTCCCTTAGGCAAAGCTTCTGCCAAGCAAAAGGCATCCTGATTTTTAGGTCCTGTTCATGCACAAAAATGGCAAGGGGATGATCTGGCCAAGAAGCACGAGAAACTGTGCAGCCTGGAACCTATCATTTTCAGGTGTTGGCAAGCTTCCCAGGCAGAAGGATGGGAGCAGATTTTGTTAGGGTGACAGCAgtgtctgagagcagctgcagcgtaCCGTGCGGGAGGTTTTCATCAGGTACGGAGGCGCTCCTTCCACCATCTCGATCCCCACAATGCCAAAGGACcagatgtccactttggggccgtaGGGCTTCCTGGTGAAAATTTCTGGCGCCATCCAGTAAGTAGTCCCAACAGCTGATCTCCGTTTGCTCTGCTCAGTGGTCAGCTGAGCAGcaaggccaaaatcagctgaggaggaaaaaccacTCTGATCAAGCCAGTGTGActtaggaaagcaaacaaaagaaatccccaCTGTACCAATGTCCAAGAAGGCAGTGTGGAACCCAGCTGTAAAGGGGCCATGCTGCCATTCCTCGGGACTGCAACCGAGGAAATATGGAATTGGCCACTTAGCCAAAGCCCCCAGTTTCAGGCAGTGGATTATAGTCCCCTGAAGCTATTAGACTGTAACTGCCTTGcttgggaagggacacacacaaCCCAAAGCCCCCCCTGGGCCCTTTTTCCCAGCAACACCTCCCTGCAccttgtggctgtgctctgtgcttgcagcagggcagcctgcactgccacaggccCCTCTGCAGGGAACTGGAGCCacccaaaggcagccccacaccGCAGCCCACCACGGCTGAGCCTGGCCAGCAACACCCACCCAACTTGACTGATCCATCCAAGCCCAGGAGAATGTTGTGGCTTTTGATATCTCGGTGGATCACTTGATTGGAGTGAAGGAAAtccaggccttgcaggcactgagagaggaaaaagaaacacgaGCCTAAGTGGACTTCATCCCACAGGCAGCAAAGTGGCACATCTGCAACACTGACTTCCTGGGCGATGGTGAGCCatggcaggacaggctgctggcaaGGGCAAGAGCCTGCTGCTCCACCACGAGAACAGCAGTGCCTTTCTAAGTGAGGGTGTGTTTGcttctgaaagagaaagggcaatttttcctctggccagtgccctgcaaacacaggctgaaggagccccgctgcagtggctgtgctctctgcagccagACAGCAGTGGATGCTTTTGCAAACACCACTTTGGATGCAAGGCTCTCCTttgaggctgagctctgggagagTCCTGTCAGTATCTCTTTGTCTTTGCTCCTTGCTTCACTTTGCGCCACCAGTGCCTTTGCCCTTACAGGGAAGgaatgcagcacacacaggctccAGGCAAGTGTTTAGAGAGGCAAAGACAAACACACTAgaagaagggcagggacactggcaggcactTCTGATGCTCTTGCTACTGCCAAGGACATAAGAGAAAGGCTTGGAAGATgaaatctctcctctccttATCAACCATTTGGAAGGACCATTCCGACCAAGCCATGGGAAGCACAAGTGCCATCCCTTACCTCCCGAGAGACAGCTGCTATCTCTCCTTCTGCCATGTGAGTCTCCCTTATGATATCATGTAAAGAACCTCCATCCATGTATTCCATCACCAGCCAGAGTTCCTCGTCCACCAGGTAGCTGAAAGGAGGAAACAACA contains:
- the LOC135293265 gene encoding LOW QUALITY PROTEIN: serine/threonine-protein kinase PAK 3-like (The sequence of the model RefSeq protein was modified relative to this genomic sequence to represent the inferred CDS: deleted 2 bases in 1 codon), which produces MLVSEGDPETKYTELETIGKGGFGTVCIAVETATGEEVAIKKISLLQESSSELCLNEIQVMRGTKNANLVNYVDSYLVDEELWLVMEYMDGGSLHDIIRETHMAEGEIAAVSRECLQGLDFLHSNQVIHRDIKSHNILLGLDGSVKLADFGLAAQLTTEQSKRRSAVGTTYWMAPEIFTRKPYGPKVDIWSFGIVGIEMVEGAPPYLMKTSRTVQQLISTGAPPKLQKPRQQSAWLRDFLHCCLERDEDRRWSAQELLQHPFVTSAKPASTLTPLIMATQQFMADRRF